A segment of the Sulfurovum indicum genome:
CAAAATGATACTGTCGCAGCTAACTGTCTCTATACGCATCGATCATATCCCGCAGTGCGATTACAAGCGAACGCGCCGTTTTGGTGTCACCATGTACACAGAGGGTATCGGCTTTCAAATGAAGCAATGCACCGTCATTGCTCTCCAGCACACCCTCCTCCAACAGACGCCCGATACGCCCAAGTACTTCACTCTCATCTTCAATGACTGCACCTTTCTCACTTCGGGAAACCAGTCTCCCCTCATTGGTATAGGCTCTGTCGGCAAAAAGTTCATACATAAGCCTGATACCGTATTTCTCTGCGATCTCTTCATACTGTTGGCTTTGCGGTGTAGAAAGAATAACCAGAGGCAAATCGATATTATACTTTGCAATACTATGTACGATAGATTCAAAGAGTAAAGGCTCTTTCATCATTTGATTGTAAAGTGCGCCATGTGGCTTGACATAATCCACCTTTGTACCCTCTACCCGGCACATCGCATCAAGTGCACCTATCTGGTAGAGCATGAACGCCTCTATCTCTTCAGGTGTACACTGCATCACACGCCGGCCAAACCCCTGAAGGTCCGGATAGCTTGGATGAGCTCCAATACTTACACCATACATTTTTGCCAGGCGCACACTCTCTTGCATATGGGAAGGATCAGAAGCATGAAAACCACAGGCGAGGTTCGCCATATCAATATAAGGCATGATCTTGTTATCTTCCCCTATACGGTAGATACCAAATCCTTCACC
Coding sequences within it:
- a CDS encoding 5-oxoprolinase subunit PxpA, with product MLKLNCDLGEGFGIYRIGEDNKIMPYIDMANLACGFHASDPSHMQESVRLAKMYGVSIGAHPSYPDLQGFGRRVMQCTPEEIEAFMLYQIGALDAMCRVEGTKVDYVKPHGALYNQMMKEPLLFESIVHSIAKYNIDLPLVILSTPQSQQYEEIAEKYGIRLMYELFADRAYTNEGRLVSRSEKGAVIEDESEVLGRIGRLLEEGVLESNDGALLHLKADTLCVHGDTKTARSLVIALRDMIDAYRDS